In one Dehalogenimonas formicexedens genomic region, the following are encoded:
- a CDS encoding sensor histidine kinase produces the protein MSSSRPPIWSRITRWVAVSLKRRLVVSSAVFWIVAVTIIAFTFLGFGQQQMLNETRDRNVQTASIISRDLNSQMNGILADARNFTRHLELLSPDLDAQASAAISLRLSAPQQYRGIYLFDLQGRLQIFVNDSVDSLLRLRSADIITRSPAVVDERVMNAFRQSLAGGTYVSGVQYTDLGNVPVLHLGLSLSPVAGNPVIAVLEIDLQSMWERIDQITFGQTGFTYIVSREGTIIAYPESSHLGHPIENSLTPLLDGNEGFAEYHDPARGLILAAFSPVGGLTGWGVVIEQSASETNIPISRMGAAVIGIWMFMAFLGTAAIFRAVNGVTKPIVTLTVTTNDIARTGSLKRINPMKRSDEIGQLSRSFDQMIERLQATEGKLERAAIDERNRLARELHDAVSQTLFSASIIAEVLPKLWAKNPDEGRRRLAEIQQLTRGALAEMRTLLFELRPQALLEAETSYLLRQLVESFGNRHRIPLDLKIEDECSMDPEVKVAFYRIAQEALNNIAKHAQASQISIRLWCEGDSIRLSIADNGRGFDRAYARPGSLGLGIMTERSREIGAELSIESQPGQGTTVTVKWQKPVKEATNGGN, from the coding sequence TCCAGCGCGGTTTTCTGGATTGTGGCCGTGACCATTATCGCTTTCACCTTCCTTGGTTTCGGGCAACAGCAGATGCTTAACGAGACCCGGGACCGTAACGTTCAGACCGCCTCGATCATCAGCCGTGACCTGAACTCCCAGATGAACGGCATTCTGGCTGATGCCCGGAATTTTACGAGGCACCTTGAACTTTTGAGCCCGGATCTGGACGCCCAGGCTTCGGCAGCGATATCATTGCGCCTGTCAGCCCCGCAGCAGTACCGGGGTATTTATCTGTTTGACCTTCAGGGCAGGCTCCAGATTTTTGTCAACGACAGTGTCGATAGCCTTCTCCGGTTGAGAAGCGCCGATATCATCACCCGTTCCCCGGCTGTTGTCGACGAGAGGGTGATGAACGCCTTCCGGCAATCCCTGGCCGGCGGCACCTACGTTTCCGGGGTGCAATATACTGACCTCGGAAATGTGCCGGTTTTACATCTGGGGTTGTCGTTGAGTCCGGTGGCAGGCAATCCCGTCATCGCTGTCCTCGAAATAGATCTCCAGTCCATGTGGGAACGCATAGACCAGATCACCTTCGGCCAGACCGGGTTCACCTATATCGTGTCGCGTGAGGGTACCATCATCGCCTATCCGGAATCATCGCACCTGGGACATCCCATCGAAAACTCCCTCACCCCTTTGCTCGACGGCAATGAAGGTTTTGCGGAGTACCATGATCCCGCCCGGGGATTGATCCTGGCAGCCTTCAGCCCGGTGGGGGGCTTGACCGGATGGGGAGTGGTCATTGAGCAATCCGCCTCGGAGACCAACATTCCCATCAGCCGCATGGGCGCCGCCGTCATAGGCATTTGGATGTTTATGGCCTTTTTGGGCACGGCTGCCATTTTCCGTGCCGTAAACGGTGTGACCAAACCGATAGTAACGCTAACCGTGACGACGAATGATATCGCCCGCACCGGTTCTTTGAAACGCATCAACCCGATGAAACGAAGCGATGAGATTGGACAGCTTTCACGCTCCTTCGACCAGATGATAGAGCGTCTGCAGGCGACAGAAGGAAAACTGGAGCGGGCGGCTATCGACGAACGCAATCGGCTCGCGAGGGAGCTCCACGACGCCGTCAGCCAGACCTTGTTTTCGGCATCGATAATCGCTGAAGTCCTGCCAAAATTGTGGGCTAAAAACCCGGATGAAGGCCGCCGCCGGCTTGCCGAGATCCAGCAATTGACTCGCGGCGCGCTGGCTGAGATGCGCACTTTATTATTTGAACTCAGGCCGCAAGCCCTTCTTGAAGCGGAAACGAGCTACCTTTTGCGCCAGCTTGTTGAATCGTTCGGGAACCGGCACCGGATACCGCTGGACCTTAAAATTGAAGATGAATGTTCCATGGACCCTGAGGTGAAAGTGGCTTTTTACCGGATAGCCCAGGAAGCCCTCAACAATATCGCCAAGCATGCCCAGGCTTCTCAAATCTCTATCAGGCTGTGGTGTGAAGGGGATTCGATCCGCCTGAGTATCGCCGATAATGGCCGGGGCTTCGACCGGGCGTACGCCAGGCCGGGCAGCCTCGGGTTAGGCATCATGACCGAGAGATCCAGGGAGATCGGGGCAGAATTATCGATCGAAAGTCAGCCCGGTCAAGGGACGACGGTGACCGTTAAATGGCAAAAGCCGGTTAAGGAGGCAACAAATGGCGGAAACTGA